TCTGCCGCCGGGCCTTCGCCCAGTTGCGGACGCTGATGCAGCTCACCGTGATAAATCGCCGCGCCGCCCAGTTCAACCCCCAATGCGCCCGCACCCGCCGCCATGACCGGCCCGGCGTTGGGGCTGTCCCATGTCGGGCCCTGGGTGCGCCAGCATTTAAGCGCCAGGCGAGTTTTGCCGAGCACGGCGTAGGTCAATGCCACCAGACGCGCAGGAATGTAGTTGAGTACATCGTCGATTTTTGCCGCCGCCCAGCCAAAGCGCTCGAAGCGCTCGTTGCGATAGCCCCACATGGCGTCGAGGGTGTTGCTCAGGCGATAAAGCACCACGCCCGGCACACCGGCGACGACAAACCAGAAAATGGCGGCAAATACAGCGTCGCTGCCATTCTCCAATACCGACTCGGTCGCCGCGCGCGCGACTTCGGTGCGGTCCAGCTCGCTGGTCTGGCGGCTGACCAGATAACTCACGCGCTTGCGTGCCTCATCCAGATCATCGCCACGCAGGGCTTGGGCGACCGGAATCACATGCTCGCCGAGACTGCGCATGCCCAACGCCAGGTACAGCGCCAGAATCTCCAGCACCCAGCCGATATACGGCGCCCATGACAGTGCAGTCGCCAGCAGGGTCAGCGGCACCACCGCGATAAACCACGCGGTCACGCCGTGGCTGCGCCAACCGCGCCCGCCCGTGTTGAAGCGTTGCTCGATACGCCCGGCAAAATTGCCGAACGCCACCAGCGGATGCCAGCGCCTGGGCTCGCCCAGCAGCGCATCCAGCGCCACCGCAGCGACACACAGCAAGGCCACACTCATTGACTCACTCCCCACACATTCTCATACAACATGTCACTCAGCGGCCGTGGTTCGGTCCAGCCTTCGAGTTGCAACATCGGTGCCGAGTAGAACTCCGCCACCGGCCCGAGGCATAACACCGCCAGGGGTTTTGCGCCGGGCGGCAAGCCCAGCAGGTCGGCCAGGGCTTGCGGTTCGAACAGCGACACCCAGCCCATCCCAACGCCCTCGACGCGGGCGGCCAGCCACAGATTCTGGATCGCACAGGACAGCGACGCCATGTCCATTTCCGGCAAGGTGCGGCGGCCAAAAATATGGCGCTCGCGATCATCCATCAGCGCGGCGACCAGCACCTCGGCGCAGTCGTGGATGCCTTCGACCTTGAGCTTCATGAACTCATCGGAGCGCTCGCCCAGGGCTTCGGCGGTGCGTACGCGCTCTTCTTCCACTAATTGCTGGATTTGGCCGCGCAGGTTTCGGTCGCTGATGCGGATGAATCGCCAGGGCTGCATCAAGCCGACGCTGGGTGCCTGGTGTGCGGCCTGGAGCAGGCGTTGCAGCAACTCGGGGGCCACGCTGCCGCCGGTGAAGTGGCGCATGTCGCGGCGTTCGGCGATGGCGCGGTAGACGGCCTGGCGTTCGGCTTCGGGGAAGGCGTTGTCTGTCATGGCTTGTTGGCGGGCAAGTCGAATCGTCGCACCGCCGCTCCCACATTTTGATTTGCGAACGCTGTCGATCTGGGAGCTGGCTTGCCTGCGATAGCACTCTCAAGGCTCGGCGCAAACAAAGCAGCCACCGCCGTAGGGTTGGAGGGAAAGTAAAAGTGCACGTAGGAGGCCGTCATCCGCCCCTGCCGGTATACCGCCTCGGCACCGCGCCCGCCATTCGGGCTCAGGCCACGGGCAATCGGCTGCCACTCGGTGCTGGTCAGGGAATGGTGATAGGTGTGCCCGCGCAGCACGCCTTCCGGCAACTCGACACTTTGCAGGGCCAGCGCCGCGAGTTTCTTTTGCATTACCGCATCGCCCTGCAGCAGGCCGACCAGCTCGGCGCGGGTGCCGTCGACATCGGTCAGCGAGTCCAGCAGGTAGAGCATGCCGCCACACTCGGCGAGCAGCGGTTTACCGGTGGCGTGGTGCGCGCGGATAGCGTTGAGCATCGGGGTATTTTCCGACAGCGCCTGGTGATGCAGTTCCGGGTAACCTCCGGGCAAATAGAGGCTGTCGGCGCCAGGCAATTCGCGATCGTGGATCGGCGAGAAGAAGTGTAACTCGGCGCCCATCGCCCGCAGCAGGTCGAGGCTGGCGCCATAGGTGAAGGCGAAGGCTTCGTCGCGGGCCACGGCAATGCGCACGCCTGCCAACAACGGCTCGGCTTCGATCACTTCCGGCGCGGCGAAGGTTACCGGCGGCGGCAAGGCGACTTCGCAACTGCTGCCCAAGGCTTGGGCGGCGGCATCCAGACGCACGTCGAGGTCATTCAATTCGCTGGCTTGTACCAGGCCGAGGTGGCGGCTGGGCAGCTCGATCCCGGTTTCACGCGACAGCGCGCCGTACCAGCGCAGGCCTTCGGTGAGGCTGCCTTCCAGCAGTTGCGCATGGCGCAGGGTGCCGACGCGGTTGGCCAGCACGCCGGCGAACGGCAGGTCCGGCTGGTAACGCGCCAGGCCCAACGCCAGCGCACCAAAGGTCTGGGCCATGGCGGTGCCGTCGATGACGCCGAGTACCGGCACGCCGAAGTGCCGCGCCAGGTCGGCACTGGAGGGCGTGCCGTCGAACAGACCCATCACGCCCTCGATCAGGATCAGGTCGGCCTCGCCCGCCGCTTCCCAGAGCAAACGCCGACTCTCCTGCTCGCCAACCATCCACATGTCCAACTGATACACCGGCGCACCGCTGGCGCGCTCGTGAATCATCGGGTCGAGGAAGTCCGGCCCGCATTTGAACACGCGCACCTTGCGCCCCAGGTTGCGGTGCAGACGCGCCAACGCGGCGGTGACGGTGGTTTTGCCCTGACCGGACGCCGGAGCGGCGATCAGTACGGCCGGGCAATGACGGGGCTGATTCAAAGTTCGACGCCCTTCTGTGCCTTGATACCGGCCTGGAATGCGTGCTTGAGCATACCCATTTCGGTGACGGTGTCGCCCATTTCGATCAGCTCGGGCTTGGCGCCACGGCCGGTGACCACCACGTGCTGCATCGGCGGGCGGGCTTGCAGGTCGCTGAGTACTTGGTCGAGGTCGAGGTAACCGTGCTTGAGGGCGATGTTCAGCTCATCCAGGACCACCAGGCCGATGGAGGGGTCTTGCAGCAGCTCGCGGGACACCGCCCAGGCGGCTTCGGCGGCGGCGATGTCGCGCTGGCGGTCCTGGGTTTCCCAGGTGAACCCTTCGCCCATCACATGGAAGCGCACTTGCTCGGGAAAGCGGCGGAAGAACAATTCCTCGCCGGTGCTGTTACGCCCCTTGATGAACTGCACCACGCCGCATTGCATGCCGTGGCCCATGGCGCGGGCAAGCATGCCAAACGCCGAGCTGCTTTTGCCTTTGCCGTTGCCGGTCAATACCAGCAGCAAGCCGCATTCGTTCGGGGAGTTGGCGATGCGCTCGTCGATCACGGCTTTTTTGCGCAGCATGCGCGCCAGATGGCGTTCGTCGCGGTCGGGGGAATCAGTCATGGCAGCTCTCCGTTGGGGCTGGACAAAAACGGCGGGCAGGAAAAAGAAAAAACAGACAGCCAAGCATCGCCCACCGTGATGCTGTTGGATGATCCAGGCCGGTCTCCGGACTCATGAGTGGCGTTCTCTTCATCGAAAACAGGCCGACGGCGCGCCTTCCCATATCACCTGGATACAGTGGCAAAAGGCACCGTCTTGACTCATTTACCGTTGCGGGGGCAGCGCCGGAATCGCGGCAGCACTGTGTACAAGTGCGCTCGCTCACCGGCTTCCCTGTTTCACTCTGTCGGCACACGGCCACAGAGCACCTGGAACAAGCCGCGAAGGTTAGTGGGTTGGGGGTGGAGCGTCAATTAAAGCTGGCCTTGCACTTGAACCATCCGACTGCCGCGCTTCTCTACCCTTACAGGTATTAAGGAGAAAACCATGCACAAAACCAGACTCGCCTTACTGATCATGCTCGCCGGCACCCTCGCCGCCTGCGGCGAAAGCTCTACCTTGCAGGTCTCCGACGGCACAGGGCCTTCGCCCAAACTGCCGGAGCCGAACAAAACCCTGATCCCCACTGTGAACATCGCCCCGGCGATTGGCTGGCCTGACGGCGCGAAGCCGACAGCGGCCTCCGGCACCCAGGTCGCGGCGTTTGCTGAAGGCCTGGACCACCCGCGCTGGCTGTATGTATTGCCCAACGGCGATGTGCTGGTGGCGGAAACCAACGCGCCGCCCAAGCCGGATGATTCCAAGGGCATTCGTGGCTGGGTCATGGAGAAAGTCATGGGCCGCGCCGGCGCCGGCGTGCCGAGCCCGAACCGTATCACCCTGTTGCGCGATGCCGACCACGATGGTGTAGCCGAA
The sequence above is a segment of the Pseudomonas sp. R76 genome. Coding sequences within it:
- the cobO gene encoding cob(I)yrinic acid a,c-diamide adenosyltransferase, whose protein sequence is MTDSPDRDERHLARMLRKKAVIDERIANSPNECGLLLVLTGNGKGKSSSAFGMLARAMGHGMQCGVVQFIKGRNSTGEELFFRRFPEQVRFHVMGEGFTWETQDRQRDIAAAEAAWAVSRELLQDPSIGLVVLDELNIALKHGYLDLDQVLSDLQARPPMQHVVVTGRGAKPELIEMGDTVTEMGMLKHAFQAGIKAQKGVEL
- the bluB gene encoding 5,6-dimethylbenzimidazole synthase, which encodes MTDNAFPEAERQAVYRAIAERRDMRHFTGGSVAPELLQRLLQAAHQAPSVGLMQPWRFIRISDRNLRGQIQQLVEEERVRTAEALGERSDEFMKLKVEGIHDCAEVLVAALMDDRERHIFGRRTLPEMDMASLSCAIQNLWLAARVEGVGMGWVSLFEPQALADLLGLPPGAKPLAVLCLGPVAEFYSAPMLQLEGWTEPRPLSDMLYENVWGVSQ
- the cbiB gene encoding adenosylcobinamide-phosphate synthase CbiB, producing MSVALLCVAAVALDALLGEPRRWHPLVAFGNFAGRIEQRFNTGGRGWRSHGVTAWFIAVVPLTLLATALSWAPYIGWVLEILALYLALGMRSLGEHVIPVAQALRGDDLDEARKRVSYLVSRQTSELDRTEVARAATESVLENGSDAVFAAIFWFVVAGVPGVVLYRLSNTLDAMWGYRNERFERFGWAAAKIDDVLNYIPARLVALTYAVLGKTRLALKCWRTQGPTWDSPNAGPVMAAGAGALGVELGGAAIYHGELHQRPQLGEGPAADADAIDRGWQLVQRGVWLWLLILCAGAQFYA
- a CDS encoding cobyrinate a,c-diamide synthase codes for the protein MNQPRHCPAVLIAAPASGQGKTTVTAALARLHRNLGRKVRVFKCGPDFLDPMIHERASGAPVYQLDMWMVGEQESRRLLWEAAGEADLILIEGVMGLFDGTPSSADLARHFGVPVLGVIDGTAMAQTFGALALGLARYQPDLPFAGVLANRVGTLRHAQLLEGSLTEGLRWYGALSRETGIELPSRHLGLVQASELNDLDVRLDAAAQALGSSCEVALPPPVTFAAPEVIEAEPLLAGVRIAVARDEAFAFTYGASLDLLRAMGAELHFFSPIHDRELPGADSLYLPGGYPELHHQALSENTPMLNAIRAHHATGKPLLAECGGMLYLLDSLTDVDGTRAELVGLLQGDAVMQKKLAALALQSVELPEGVLRGHTYHHSLTSTEWQPIARGLSPNGGRGAEAVYRQGRMTASYVHFYFPSNPTAVAALFAPSLESAIAGKPAPRSTAFANQNVGAAVRRFDLPANKP